The window GTCTAACTTGAAAAGAGCAGTTTTTAGCCGCTGCTTTTTGCGTGTGTAGGTCAATATATCAGTGAGATATATGCTGTGCTGCGGTATGGTTACCGGGTTGCCATTACACGGAAAATCTGTAATGTAATGAAATTGCAACCAATGTGGGAGGAGTGAAATGTCACTGCCTGTAATCCCTGTATGGTGGCCTTTTCTTGTCGCAGCTTCACCTGTTATTCTGCCCCTGCTCTATCGTAGAAATCTACAATTTTCTCAGGACCGGGAATCGGCACAGAAATGCAACCGTGCGCGAATAGAGCAGGCAGGGGAACTCAACCTGCCTGAACTCGAGAAACTTTCATTGTCAGCGGTGGTTGAGCAAAAAGCGGCTTCAGGGTTTGTCGGTTCACCTGCTGTCTGTTATTTGCTGGAATCAGATCTTGGAACGCTGCTTTTTGATGTGGGTTACGGGCCGGAAGACGATGCTATGGCAGTAAACAGTAAAAAGATGGGCCTTGCGGATCGAGTTCTGGATGGGGTTGCTATTTCACATTTGCACCCTGATCATATGGGCGGTTTCGCTGCAGCAAAAAAATATGGTCGTTTGTGCTCAATGCAATTAGGGAAATAAATTGTCATTTTTTCTTCCGGTAGAGGCAATCGTAGAAGGGGTTGCGGAATTCGTATCTGAACCTCAACAACTTCCGGCCGGGTTTGGTGCTACAGGACCGCTTGCCAGGAGCCTGTTTCTAATGGGCTGGATTGAGGAGCAGACTCTTATCGCCAGATTAAAAGGTAAAGGCGTCGCAATTATCACCGGTTGCGGGCATCCAACCATAGAGCTAATAGTGAAAATGGTTAAATCGCTCTGTCACGAACCAATATACGCAATAGTGGGCGGGCTGCACTTTCCGGTGACAGGCAGTCCGTTAAAAAAAAGCGGGATTCAAAGCACAGATGATCTGGGGCACGGGGAAGCGGCCCTGGCAGCGGATAACCGATGCGGA of the Desulfosediminicola ganghwensis genome contains:
- a CDS encoding MBL fold metallo-hydrolase, producing the protein MSLPVIPVWWPFLVAASPVILPLLYRRNLQFSQDRESAQKCNRARIEQAGELNLPELEKLSLSAVVEQKAASGFVGSPAVCYLLESDLGTLLFDVGYGPEDDAMAVNSKKMGLADRVLDGVAISHLHPDHMGGFAAAKKYGRLCSMQLGK